In Ilumatobacter fluminis, the following proteins share a genomic window:
- a CDS encoding LysM peptidoglycan-binding domain-containing protein — MRDSTSLFDHQEDSADDLTREFWGDKSAWVSDERRRSSGRTMQIRPADDGRDEYRLDHTPTSMRAVREGIAAFKPKRRMRDDSTGPVQRTRQHGVVTGATPAPVDDPAPRSPRRPSAETMAHSDASIADLGAGRYDYDDHAYDLSDLDEPIPARRSAAAPVAHASARDAADRRIERDDDLVALTPVSFGDRFGLATVDPAVIRVGIVLLVLVLALPIALAMRGDDASGSELPGDTVPAAPQSVSATGAQPDAAENATPTPTAEATPAAAPADTAASSESTGESTDAAGVTESAEPTTGDAASPAAPQQVAAARTAQADEPVEAAVATDEPAVVDEPAERITPDCSLNYTAGAGDSWYRIADEAGTTPADLLAQNMASLDTVILPGDEICLPAGSTVPTAPTTTVAPTTTEAPTTTAAPTTTQAPTTTAAPTTTVAPSETYSPAEVQALIRETWPEDQHEKALQVAWRESNYIETADNGWCCVGVFQIYWTVHQSWLDDYGIYTRDDLKNARKNIAAAYALYQSSGGWGPWGG; from the coding sequence ATGCGAGATTCCACGTCATTGTTCGATCATCAGGAAGACAGCGCCGACGACCTCACCCGCGAGTTCTGGGGTGACAAGTCGGCCTGGGTGTCCGACGAGCGTCGCCGCTCGAGCGGTCGGACGATGCAGATCCGGCCCGCCGACGACGGGCGCGACGAGTATCGGCTCGACCACACGCCGACCTCGATGCGAGCCGTCCGCGAGGGCATCGCCGCCTTCAAGCCGAAGCGCCGGATGCGCGACGACTCGACCGGCCCGGTGCAGCGCACCCGTCAGCACGGCGTCGTCACCGGAGCCACCCCGGCGCCCGTCGACGACCCGGCACCACGGTCGCCACGTCGGCCGTCCGCCGAGACGATGGCGCACTCCGACGCGTCGATCGCCGACCTCGGCGCCGGCCGCTACGACTACGACGACCACGCCTACGACCTGTCCGACCTCGACGAGCCGATCCCGGCCCGCCGCAGCGCCGCAGCGCCGGTCGCCCACGCGTCGGCGCGCGACGCCGCCGACCGACGCATCGAGCGTGACGACGACCTGGTGGCACTGACCCCGGTCAGCTTCGGCGACCGCTTCGGTCTGGCCACGGTCGATCCCGCCGTGATCCGAGTCGGGATCGTGCTGCTGGTGCTCGTGCTGGCGTTGCCGATCGCACTCGCCATGCGTGGCGACGACGCCTCCGGTTCCGAACTGCCCGGCGACACCGTTCCGGCTGCCCCGCAGAGCGTGAGCGCGACGGGCGCCCAGCCCGATGCCGCCGAGAACGCCACTCCGACCCCGACCGCCGAGGCGACGCCCGCAGCGGCGCCCGCCGACACCGCAGCCTCCTCCGAGTCGACCGGCGAATCGACCGATGCGGCCGGTGTCACCGAATCGGCCGAACCGACGACTGGCGACGCCGCATCGCCGGCAGCACCGCAGCAGGTCGCCGCCGCCCGAACGGCCCAGGCCGACGAACCGGTCGAGGCCGCTGTCGCAACCGACGAACCCGCCGTCGTCGACGAGCCCGCCGAACGCATCACGCCCGACTGCTCGCTCAACTACACCGCTGGCGCCGGCGACTCGTGGTATCGCATCGCCGACGAGGCGGGCACCACGCCCGCCGACCTGCTCGCCCAGAACATGGCGTCGCTCGACACCGTGATCCTGCCGGGCGACGAGATCTGCCTGCCCGCCGGCTCGACCGTGCCGACCGCGCCGACCACGACGGTCGCCCCGACGACGACCGAGGCGCCGACGACCACCGCCGCACCGACGACGACGCAGGCCCCGACCACAACGGCTGCTCCCACGACCACCGTCGCCCCGAGCGAGACCTACTCGCCCGCCGAAGTGCAGGCCCTGATCCGCGAGACCTGGCCCGAAGACCAGCACGAGAAGGCCTTGCAGGTCGCCTGGCGCGAGAGCAACTACATCGAGACCGCCGACAACGGCTGGTGCTGCGTGGGCGTGTTCCAGATCTACTGGACGGTGCACCAGAGCTGGCTCGACGACTACGGCATCTATACCCGCGACGACCTCAAGAACGCTCGCAAGAACATCGCCGCCGCCTATGCGCTCTATCAGAGCTCGGGCGGCTGGGGTCCCTGGGGCGGCTGA
- a CDS encoding chorismate-binding protein, producing MIRLDDLSTEPGAWQFDDPVATGRADTVDRVRAVLAAADERARRHDEWVVVVMAYEAAPAFDPAMRTAPAPPDGIPYVWWESFAERRAAEPLSAADARPGPPERRPSRWPYTDAVEFVRSHIEVGDVYQVNITDRFDGGYVGSPLDVYQALVAAQSGAFGAYVEMGDRIVASASPELFFRWDGDVVTCRPMKGTAARRPRPDDDRAAAEVLRASAKEQAENVMIVDLLRNDLGRLATVGSVAVPSLFDIERYETVWQMTSTITAEMPDYVGLLDVFEALFPCGSVTGAPKISAMQTIREAELDPRGVYCGAIGVLAPPSEPTRAVFSVPIRTAVIDPSNRTYEYGAGGGITWSSDPAAEDREVEAKARVLTTSLRRDGTSLFETLRNDRHGVQHVALHADRMAASADWFGLPFDRALFGRRLAAVPPAPQVERVRVTLHPDGELAVEVLPLDDAPDVVRLAIDTEVTRSDDPFCCHKTTMRDHYDAARSRRPDADDVVLVNQHGNAIETTIANVAYLIDDRWWCPPLDDGGLAGVARHLAVESGRLAERSIAAADLVECAEVAVLNDLRGWRRATIVD from the coding sequence ATGATCCGACTCGACGATCTCTCCACCGAACCCGGTGCCTGGCAGTTCGACGATCCCGTCGCGACGGGTCGGGCCGACACGGTCGATCGGGTTCGTGCGGTCCTCGCCGCCGCCGACGAGCGAGCACGCCGTCACGACGAATGGGTCGTGGTGGTCATGGCCTACGAGGCCGCGCCCGCGTTCGACCCGGCCATGCGCACGGCGCCGGCCCCACCCGACGGGATCCCGTACGTGTGGTGGGAGTCGTTCGCCGAGCGGCGTGCGGCCGAACCGTTGTCGGCCGCCGACGCTCGACCCGGTCCGCCCGAGCGCCGACCGAGCCGGTGGCCGTACACCGACGCCGTCGAGTTCGTTCGCTCCCACATCGAAGTCGGCGACGTGTACCAGGTCAACATCACCGACCGGTTCGACGGCGGCTACGTCGGCTCGCCACTCGACGTCTACCAGGCGCTCGTCGCGGCGCAGAGCGGCGCGTTCGGTGCCTACGTCGAGATGGGCGACCGGATTGTCGCGTCGGCGTCACCCGAGTTGTTCTTCCGGTGGGACGGCGACGTCGTGACGTGCCGCCCGATGAAGGGCACCGCGGCGCGCCGCCCACGCCCGGACGACGACCGTGCTGCAGCCGAGGTGCTGCGCGCCTCGGCCAAGGAGCAGGCGGAGAACGTGATGATCGTCGACCTGTTGCGCAACGACCTCGGGCGGCTCGCCACCGTCGGATCGGTCGCCGTGCCGAGCCTGTTCGACATCGAGCGCTACGAGACCGTCTGGCAGATGACGTCGACGATCACCGCCGAGATGCCCGACTACGTCGGCCTGCTCGACGTGTTCGAGGCGCTGTTCCCGTGCGGCTCGGTCACCGGCGCCCCCAAGATCTCGGCGATGCAGACGATCCGGGAGGCCGAGCTCGATCCGCGCGGCGTGTACTGCGGCGCGATCGGCGTGCTGGCGCCGCCGTCCGAGCCGACTCGAGCCGTGTTCTCCGTCCCGATCCGAACGGCGGTGATCGATCCGTCGAATCGCACCTACGAATACGGGGCCGGTGGCGGCATCACCTGGTCGTCCGACCCGGCCGCCGAAGATCGTGAGGTCGAGGCCAAGGCCCGCGTGCTCACGACGTCGCTGCGGCGCGACGGCACGTCGCTGTTCGAGACGCTCCGCAACGACCGGCACGGTGTCCAGCACGTCGCCCTGCACGCCGACCGGATGGCGGCTTCGGCCGACTGGTTCGGCCTCCCCTTCGATCGGGCGCTGTTCGGTCGCCGTCTGGCCGCCGTGCCGCCGGCGCCACAGGTCGAGCGGGTGCGGGTGACCCTGCACCCCGACGGCGAGCTGGCGGTCGAGGTGCTGCCGCTCGACGATGCGCCCGACGTGGTCCGACTGGCGATCGACACCGAGGTGACCAGATCGGATGATCCGTTCTGCTGCCACAAGACGACGATGCGCGACCACTACGACGCCGCCCGATCCCGTCGTCCGGATGCCGACGACGTCGTGTTGGTGAACCAGCACGGCAACGCGATCGAGACGACGATCGCCAACGTCGCGTATCTGATCGACGACCGCTGGTGGTGCCCACCGCTCGACGACGGCGGGCTCGCCGGCGTCGCCCGGCATCTGGCGGTCGAATCGGGCCGTCTCGCCGAGCGGTCGATCGCCGCCGCCGATCTCGTCGAGTGCGCCGAGGTCGCAGTGCTCAACGATCTCCGCGGCTGGCGCCGCGCCACGATCGTCGACTGA
- a CDS encoding formylglycine-generating enzyme family protein, translated as MSACCGPSRDESAEGDSGASSFSGTGSAGDLAAVPAGSFLMGNDGGVGYPADGEGPRHEVELDAYSIGVTTVTNAQFAAFADDTGYVTEAERFGNSFVFAGLLPDDFPPTRGVAAAPWWREVIGAQWRHPEGPQSDIAARADHPVVHVSWNDAVAFCSWAGGRLPTEAEWERAARGGHDGRTYPWGDELEPNGEHRMNVFQGTFPASNTEADGFAGTCPVRSFEPNGLGLYEVTGNVWEWCSDWFDPGYYQRSPSANPTGPDAGQARVMRGGSYLCHDSYCNRYRVDARSGNSPDSSAGNIGFRVVT; from the coding sequence GTGAGTGCGTGTTGTGGTCCATCGCGGGACGAGTCGGCCGAGGGCGACAGCGGAGCGTCGTCGTTCTCCGGAACCGGGTCGGCAGGCGATCTCGCCGCCGTTCCGGCCGGCAGCTTCCTGATGGGGAACGACGGAGGGGTCGGCTACCCGGCCGACGGCGAAGGTCCCCGGCACGAGGTCGAACTCGACGCCTACTCGATCGGTGTCACGACCGTCACGAACGCACAGTTCGCTGCGTTCGCCGACGACACCGGCTACGTCACCGAGGCCGAACGGTTCGGCAACTCCTTCGTGTTCGCCGGGCTGCTCCCCGACGACTTTCCGCCCACGCGCGGCGTGGCCGCCGCGCCCTGGTGGCGCGAGGTGATCGGTGCGCAGTGGCGCCATCCCGAGGGCCCGCAGAGCGACATCGCCGCACGGGCCGACCATCCGGTCGTCCACGTCAGCTGGAACGACGCCGTCGCGTTCTGCTCGTGGGCCGGAGGACGGCTCCCCACCGAGGCAGAGTGGGAGCGCGCCGCTCGCGGCGGCCACGACGGTCGTACCTACCCGTGGGGCGACGAGCTCGAGCCGAACGGCGAGCACCGCATGAACGTGTTCCAGGGAACGTTCCCGGCGAGCAATACCGAAGCCGACGGATTCGCCGGCACCTGCCCGGTCCGCTCGTTCGAACCGAACGGTCTCGGGCTGTACGAGGTAACCGGCAACGTGTGGGAGTGGTGCAGCGACTGGTTCGATCCCGGCTACTACCAACGATCACCGAGCGCGAACCCGACCGGTCCCGACGCCGGCCAGGCACGAGTGATGCGCGGCGGCTCGTACCTGTGCCACGACAGCTACTGCAACCGATATCGGGTCGACGCCCGCAGCGGGAACAGCCCGGACAGCTCGGCCGGCAACATCGGCTTCCGCGTCGTCACCTGA